In a genomic window of Quercus lobata isolate SW786 chromosome 4, ValleyOak3.0 Primary Assembly, whole genome shotgun sequence:
- the LOC115983193 gene encoding uncharacterized protein At5g39865-like: protein MAEFENSVEFSGKSKPSATGSFFFNRSLTLNPSITAAADSSPKSHHQTGLDRSGSGSFNKFYSSFESVRSASNSFKGKVKKLCSFFEAPKSIEESQTHLPSKLKPGQKQPDSEFRVSSLSPDISCPIRLPGTGDRIVVYFTSLRGIRRTYEDCYSVRMIFRGFRVWVDERDVSLDSAYKKELQSVLSGETNGNKNSKNHSNLVTLPQVFIRGKHIGGAETVKHLFETGELAKLLEGFPVQKLGFSFGCDSCGDVRFAPCTNCNGSRKVFDEEEDRVQRCLECNENGLIRCPDCSS from the coding sequence ATGGCAGAGTTTGAAAATAGCGTGGAATTCTCGGGCAAATCGAAGCCATCCGCAACtggttctttcttcttcaaccGTTCTCTCACTTTAAACCCATCCATCACCGCCGCCGCCGATTCCTCTCCGAAATCCCATCACCAAACCGGCCTAGACCGGTCCGGTTCGGGCTCGTTCAACAAGTTCTACTCCTCCTTCGAATCGGTCCGGTCCGCCAGCAATTCCTTCAAGGGAAAGGTCAAGAAGCTCTGCAGCTTCTTCGAAGCCCCGAAAAGCATCGAAGAGTCGCAAACCCATTTGCCAAGTAAGCTCAAACCGGGCCAAAAACAACCCGACTCGGAGTTTCGGGTTTCTTCGCTCTCGCCCGATATTTCGTGTCCGATTCGTTTGCCCGGCACCGGGGACAGAATCGTCGTGTATTTCACTAGCTTGCGCGGGATTCGGCGGACCTACGAGGATTGCTACTCGGTGAGGATGATATTTCGGGGGTTTCGGGTTTGGGTCGACGAGCGAGACGTGTCGCTCGACTCGGCGTACAAGAAGGAACTGCAAAGCGTGTTATCGGGCGAGACCAACGGCAACAAGAACAGCAAGAACCACAGCAATCTGGTGACCCTGCCGCAGGTTTTCATCAGAGGGAAGCATATCGGTGGGGCCGAGACGGTCAAGCACTTGTTCGAAACCGGCGAGCTGGCGAAACTGCTCGAAGGGTTTCCGGTTCAGAAACTCGGGTTCAGTTTCGGCTGCGACAGCTGCGGCGATGTCCGGTTCGCGCCGTGCACGAACTGCAATGGGAGTAGGAAGGTgtttgatgaagaagaagacagaGTCCAGAGATGCTTGGAATGCAATGAAAATGGTTTGATTCGGTGCCCGGATTGTAgttcttga